The following are from one region of the Hymenobacter sp. YIM 151858-1 genome:
- a CDS encoding cyanophycinase, whose translation MPNPTIPRGTLIALGGGNDDPLLDLVSQLVPTPDTPVEVITTAVPRYPVKTGKAYVQALNEMGCTNVRHLRIDAKHPASNPATLRRLEQAGAVFFTGGDQENITDYWLDTPAVELLCERYHHDPNFIVSGTSAGASVMPAHMIVSGYGYRSLTKGGIEMARGLGLISYVYIDQHFVERGRFNRLSHAVLKHPTTLGIGLAEQTGIIIRHGREMEVFGDGVVTIVDGNEMRHDNLGRVGRGEAVGGQNLRVHLLVAGQRLDLRTRRILELAPAEGEAS comes from the coding sequence ATGCCCAATCCTACGATTCCGCGCGGTACGCTTATCGCCCTAGGTGGTGGCAACGACGACCCGCTCCTGGACCTTGTCAGCCAGCTGGTGCCCACGCCCGATACGCCCGTGGAGGTAATAACCACGGCCGTGCCGCGCTACCCCGTAAAAACCGGCAAAGCCTACGTGCAGGCGCTCAACGAAATGGGCTGCACCAACGTGCGCCACTTGCGCATCGATGCCAAACACCCCGCCTCCAACCCGGCTACGCTGCGCCGCCTCGAGCAGGCCGGGGCCGTGTTCTTTACCGGCGGCGACCAGGAGAACATCACCGACTACTGGCTTGATACCCCGGCCGTGGAGCTGCTCTGCGAGCGGTACCACCACGACCCGAACTTCATCGTGTCGGGCACCAGCGCCGGCGCCTCCGTAATGCCCGCGCACATGATCGTATCGGGCTACGGCTACCGCTCGCTTACCAAAGGCGGCATCGAAATGGCCCGCGGGCTGGGGCTGATTTCGTACGTGTACATCGATCAGCACTTCGTGGAGCGCGGGCGCTTCAACCGCCTCTCGCACGCCGTGCTCAAACACCCCACCACCCTGGGCATTGGCCTGGCCGAGCAAACGGGCATCATCATCCGGCACGGCCGCGAAATGGAGGTGTTCGGCGACGGCGTGGTAACCATCGTCGACGGCAACGAAATGCGCCACGACAACCTAGGGCGCGTGGGGCGCGGCGAGGCCGTTGGCGGGCAAAACCTGCGCGTGCACCTGCTGGTAGCCGGCCAACGCCTCGACCTGCGCACGCGCCGCATACTGGAGCTTGCCCCTGCCGAAGGGGAGGCTTCCTAG